The following are encoded in a window of Castanea sativa cultivar Marrone di Chiusa Pesio chromosome 9, ASM4071231v1 genomic DNA:
- the LOC142608597 gene encoding UPF0481 protein At3g47200-like, with product MEHVISVEEFHSRKEAGESSRDNDHPVIVAEETHKLTITIQRGSTSSKEEKFKKLKEAEAKVQLGKTPKIRQVLMLRGHKHYRKYCEPRVVSLGPIHHGKPPYQLTEEYKLMLADKFIGKTGRTVEELFGIIEDNIKELREYYDEKVTQKYSDEDLAWMFFVDGCATLQFIDLVAREKVKDFKIKDDQVAFVQQDLFLLENQLPYQLLDYLMKNIKEKNSKKEEKLRKSIQKFINMHSMHLLDTVPPNDENPIHLLDLLRKRLLGLDGIKDKTAQNKETGKEDWHSFRNVQELREAGIHLKSSPSRCLGEIQFTKKWNFYPGILQLPRITVDDSTGPMFFNLIAYEMCPDFENDFGITSYISFLDSLIDDPKDVIDLRKAGILRNLLGSDEEVAQVFNEIGTDLVPNPVIYIKVKHDIQAYFDKKSMTWISQVLHTHFSSPWTVIAFLAAFFVLGLTVVQTVYSVLAYYKK from the exons ATGGAGCACGTAATTTCCGTGGAGGAGTTCCATTCGAGAAAAGAAGCTGGTGAATCAAGCAGAGACAATGATCATCCTGTTATTGTCGCTGAAGAAACCCATAAGCTGACTATTACAATCCAGAGAGGCAGTACCAGTTCCaaggaagagaagtttaagaAATTAAAGGAGGCGGAAGCCAAAGTGCAACTAGGAAAAACACCAAAGATACGACAG GTTTTAATGCTGCGAGGTCACAAGCATTACCGAAAGTATTGTGAGCCAAGAGTGGTATCACTCGGTCCTATCCATCATGGTAAGCCTCCATATCAGCTAACAGAGGAGTACAAGCTTATGTTGGCAGACAAATTCATTGGAAAAACCGGCAGGACTGTTGAAGAATTGTTTGGTATTATTGAGGATAATATCAAAGAACTGAGGGAGTACTATGATGAGAAAGTGACACAGAAATATAGTGATGAGGACCTTGCTTGGATGTTTTTTGTGGACGGCTGTGCAACATTGCAGTTCATAGACTTGGTTGCTCGTGAGAAGgtcaaagatttcaaaattaaagacGATCAAGTGGCCTTTGTGCAACAAGATTTGTTCTTGTTGGAGAATCAACTTCCTTATCAACTCCTCGactatttaatgaaaaatattaaggagaaaaatagtaaaaaggAGGAAAAGTTGAGAAAATCGATccaaaaattcatcaatatgCACAGCATGCATCTTCTTGATACAGTACCCCCAAATGATGAAAATCCCAtccatcttcttgatcttctgcGGAAAAGACTTCTAGGCCTTGATGGCATCAAAGACAAAACTGCTCAGAATAAAGAAACTGGCAAGGAAGATTGGCATTCATTTCGTAATGTGCAGGAGCTTAGAGAGGCAGGAATCCATTTGAAGTCCAGCCCAAGTCGTTGCTTGGGAGAGATACAATTCACCAAAAAATGGAATTTCTACCCTGGAATCCTTCAGCTTCCTCGAATAACAGTGGATGACTCAACTGGGCCTATGTTCTTCAACTTGATAGCCTACGAGATGTGTCCTGATTTCGAAAATGACTTTGGGATCACCTCTTACATATCCTTCCTTGATTCACTTATTGATGATCCCAAAGACGTTATTGACCTCAGGAAAGCAGGCATACTCCGCAACCTCCTCGGGAGCGACGAAGAAGTGGCTCAGGTCTTCAATGAGATAGGCACCGACTTGGTGCCTAACCCcgtaatatatataaaagtcaaACATGATATCCAAGCGTACTTCGACAAGAAGTCAATGACCTGGATATCTCAAGTCCTTCATACACATTTCAGTAGCCCCTGGACGGTCATTGCTTTCCTTGCCGCATTCTTTGTACTTGGTCTCACTGTCGTACAAACGGTCTACTCTGTCTTGGCatattataaaaagtaa